ctttcctgcaaggagaactagaagatgaagtgtatatgaaaCCACCTCCGGGGATGGAAgaaatggtgaaaccagggaatgtccttagactcagaaaggcaatctatggcttgaagcaatcaccaagagcttggtaccacAAGCTAAGCACTACATTGAATGGAAGGGgatttgtgaagtctcaagcggatcacacactcttcactctcaccagcaagcaaggaATTACGGTAattctagtctatgtggatgacatcatcatcacgggtagtgacaaggaggggatcagttTAACCAAGACATTTCTCAAGGCcgcatttgacatcaaagacctgggagaactgaagtacttccttggcattgagatgtgcagatcaaaggaaggattattcatgtcccaaagaaagtataccctggacatattaaaggaggcaggagatcttggaggaagacatgccaagacaccacttgaagaaggttacaaggtattgcgagagggggagtatgaagacactccatttgaagatgtcaagcagtatagacggatggttgggaagctgatctatctaaccatcactcggccagatgtgtgTTTCGCAGttaatcaagtgagccagcacatgcaaactcccaaggttcatcactggaacatggtggagaggattcTAAGATACTTAAGAGAAGCGCCAGgacaaggtgtatggatggcttgcaacaagaacactgaggtgataggatactgtgatgcagattgggctggagatagagtagacagaaggtcaaccaccggttattgtacattcattggagggaatcttgtcacttggaagagcaagaaacagaaagtAGTATCTTGTTCAAgcgcagaagcagagtacagatcaatgaggaagctaaccagtgagcttatctggataaaggggcttttaggcgacttgggaattgagatcacctctcccatgaccatgcactgtgacaaccaagccgcaatacacattgcatccaactcagtctttcatgaaaggacaaagcacatagaagtagactgccacaaggtcagacaagcagtggagcagcaagtgattctcccatgttatacaagaagtgcggatcagctggctgacatcttcaccaaggcggccagtagcaaagtttgtgagtccattcttccaagacttggactcataaaccttCCATGTCAATGATCTCCTCACCGtggagtattctactctttttcctttgcttggtttttatcccaagtggtttttccaagaaaaggttttaatgagggaatacttcatggctttccaagcttgacactcactactgtcaagcttgagggggagtgttgacatgaagaattaaacaaagggaagtagtggaggaagtgggagaagtggccatatcacttaccaaatggggaggagtggctagtccactactagttagtggaggaagtgggaggagtggccatatcacttaccaaatggggaGGAGTGGCTAGTCCACTACTAGTTATTTAGTCTTCCACCATTGAGTGCTTATtgcttttgtttcctttaaatACACCATGTATGTTACACAATTAAACACACAATTCAATACAAACATTTCTTTCATTCTCTCAATCTCACAAATCCTCTCATTCTCTTAAATTCTCaaatttctcttctctctcaaatacTTACGGTTACTTCACTTCTTTTTTACTTTGTTCGTGTGCTTCATCACGGTTAAAACACTTAGAAGCTCTCATAATCCCACAAATTATCAGTGGCAGCTCTCTCCGCCCCCAAAGACCTATCAAAGCTAGTCAAGGTCAGACCATCTGCTTATTGCTTAAACTCAGCTgagatgttttttttattttgaatactaGGAGGTTCGGGCCGCAACCCGTAGTCTCTAAACCGtaacatataatattagttttgtcCAAGCGGTCACTTGAACCAAAGACGTTTTGACACAATAGCCATGAAGCTAATGACCTTTAGTTACTTTTTACCGTATTCTTCAGGTTGGTATTGAATACGGCTTGTGTGAGATGATGAACTCGATGGCTATATGGCCTGAGGTTTCTCCTATAGACGGAAAATTTGACTTCAATATTTCGGATCTTGAAGCTATGTTTCCTGAGGGAATGGTGGATCATAATGTAGATCCCATTTATAAAGAGGTGCTTCTTCCTATAGACAGAAACTTTCCACTTTTGTAGTAAAAAGTTGATATCACCCTTTGTCCCCTCTCTTCAGATGCCAGAATGGGGGGGGAGACTGTGGAAGAATGCAGAGAAAGATATGTTAAAGTTGTAAAGGCTCTTGCCGATAAGTATCCAACAGAGAACTTGATCTTAATCACCCACGGTAagctgttcaaaaaaaaaatattaactatataattaagGATAAAATGAAATAGTCTTAAAAAAATAGTAgctttatctatatatatttgaggTTCTCTTCGAATTATATACTATAAGTTTAAGAGTATATCTAAAGACTTGAAATTATGAACcaaatttatgtatttagtttttgaaaaatccttaatatttttttctaatttttagatTCGGACCTTGTTTCACCGTTTCAGTAACACCTGCTATTAGACGGTCCTATGATATTAGACGGTTCTGTGTGTTCTCACTCGCCTTGTTTTCTCAGTCTTAAGCCTATTTGATGGAATTTTGGTAGGGGAAGGATTGGAAACAACATTCTCGACCTTCTTTAAAGATACAACCATCGACGAAAAAGACTATTGTGCTCATGTTCAATTGAGAAGAGACGTCTCAAGTAAGGATGGGGATGTTAAAACTGGGGAGTATGAGGTTTGACTCAGGTTTAGTCATGATCCTGGGCAAAGCCTAACGAAACATTGGTTTTAGGTCTCcaaaaaattttggaaaaaattacatagaaaaaAACCACCAAATTTTTTGTAGGCCttcaaatttaccaaaaaaaaatttatagctggaattttttaaaaactgcctACAACCCCTAAATCTCAGGGCAGCCCTGGGTAAACCAAATGGATAGCTACCAACACGTCTTTGTTTTGCTTCACGGAGACCGACTCGACAATGTTGACCCACTTTGGGCAGCAACAGCTGGCAGACCTTGGGATCCTCCTCTCTTTCTAAACGGCATGATTCGAGCGTTTAAAACCTGTCAAAGGATCCGATCTCAGACCGGGGTTCCCATTCACCGCGTCTTCGTTTCTCCTTAACTCAGATGTATTCAGACAGCTTCCAAGGTCGTGGCAGCTCTCTCCCTCTCCGCCCCCAGAGACCTCCCTTCCATTGATAAATCAAAGCTAGTCAAGGTCAGATCATCTGCTTATTGCTTAAACTCAGCtgaaatggtttttttttttaacgaagaGGTTCGGGGTCGAAACCCTTAAAGAGCATCAGGGGTTCACACAGTTCccccaaaaaataataatataaaaatctcTTTATTATGAATCTGTATCACAAAAGCTCCTCACTATGAACCCGTTCTGCGGACTCCACGCCACATGGCGGCCCGCAAATAGTTCGGctagtaaaattttttttttttttaagttaagcgaaaaaaaaattaaaataatcaaaaatgcACATTGGGAATTGAGACCGGTGGAGTTTGCTGATGGGGTGCTCTAATCCCCCAGGAGTCCAGaacatataatattagttttgtcCACGTGGTTACTTGAACGGAAGACCTTTGAAACAATATCCATCGTCCTTTCTAGTTGAGTTAATGACCTTTTGTTACGCTTACTTCTTACCTTATTCTGCAGGTTGCTATTGAATACGGCTTGTGTGAGATGATGAACTCGGTGGCTATATGGCCTGAAGTGTCTCCCAAAGATGAAAACTTTGACTTCAATATTTCGGATCTTGAAGCTATGTTTCCTGAAGGAATGGTGGATCATAATGTGGATCCTATTTATAAAGAGGTGCTTGCTTCCtataaatagaaactttccACTTTTGTACCTTTTCATATTTAGTATGAAGTTGATATCACCCTTTGTTCCTTCTGTTCAGATGCCAAAATGGGAGGAGACTGTGGAAGGATGCAAAGAACGGTATGTTAAAGTTGTAAAGGCTCTTGCCGATAAGTATCCTACAGAGAACTTGCTCTTAATCACCCACAGTAAGCAAAGTTCCTGACCTTTTTTTTACTTGTGTTCTCACTCACTTGTTTCCTCACTCTAAGCTTCTTTGATGGAATTGGTAGGGGAAGGATTGGAAACAACATTCTCGACCTTCTTTAAAGATATAACCGTCCTTGAAGTAGAAGATTGTGCTTATGTTCAATTGAGAAGAGAGGTATCAAGTAAAGATGGGGATGCTGAAACTGGGGAGTATGAGGTTGCTCAATCTGGAATCAGGTTTAGTCATATTCCTGTCACTATCCCAACACCGGTTTAGCCAATGTTCACCAGTTCCTCTGTTTCTGtacttttatttgtatttttttcttttgaacatttacttttatttgtatTTGAATTGTATGAACAATGGATCATGGTTTCAATGTTATCATTCAATTTAATAAGGTTTGACACTTCTTATGCCACATAAAAAAACACAACTTTCACATGAAACAGAGAAACAAGAGTTGTCATTACATAATAATGTAGTTAGATTGTTGCTTGCTGAACAAACAAAGCTAGTTAAAGTCTTAGTCAAATTAGAcctaaaaacacacaaaaggaAACAGTCTAATAGAAAACAAGAACcaaccacaacaacaacaaccttgACGCACACAATCTAAGGACTCCTATTTTGATCATCAACTTGATCAAACATGTCAGCAGGGAAATCGTGTAAGAAAACATCAGACTCTTCATCATCTTTCGAAACATGTCTGAACCTTCTCGGCGCCGGAGAGGGCTCAAAAAACGGCTGAGAAAGGCCGAACAAGGGCTCAGAAGAATCAGCCGGTCCAAGTATATCGTAGAAAAAAGGGTCGTCGAGATCAGTCCCAAAGGTAAAAGGCTGATGATTCTCCAACTTAATACCCAGTTCCGGCGACCTGATCAAGGCTTCATCATCAACTTGGTCTGATGTTGATGATGAGTAAGGAAGAATCTTggaagtggaagaagaagaagctctaGTCTCTTCTTCAACAAGACCAAAACTCTGAGACGGGATTGGTTTGACGTTTTTGCCCTTGTTAGGTTTTGGATTGAAGCAACTAGAACTCGATGCATCCGAGGAGTTATGGAGAATCCTAGCGAGCCTCTTTAGCCTGCTACTCCAGAAGTTCTTCACATCGTTATCAGTTCTTCCCGGTAGATACGTAGCGATTCTCGCCCATTTATTACCAAACTGAGACTGCAAATCAATCACCGTCTTCTCCTCCTCAGCAGAGAACTTGCACCcacttaaaataaaagaaacctAACTTGTTAAGCAAGTATACTAAtatagaagaagagaaagagggagTAGGGAAGAAAGTTTATTACTTTTTGAGATTGGGACGGAGTTTATTGACCCAACGGAGACGGCATGACTTTCCGGTGCGTTGAAGAAGGCCTTTGGATCGAATGGAGCTCCAGTCACGAGGACCGTATCGCTTGACGTGGTTGATGAGCACTTCATCTTCTTCGGCTTTCCATGGACCTTTCTTGATCTCTTCCTTCTTAGTCGCTTCCATTTTCTTCATCTTTTGTAATGGATAGATACTTCTCTCTGTTACACAAAAATGTTAAAGGGAGTTTATTTCGCTTTTGTAGTGACGGTTAGAAGCAGTTATCGCCCATTACCCCCTCTATGCCTCCCACTTTCAGTACCTCCACTCTCCGAGTTTCTCTCTCGAATTATTAAAATGCTCTCATGTTATTTATCGGTTTACCAGCCCAAATCTAGTGAGCCCGTGTAAGGCCCCATTATTTTCGATCTTCATGATTGCATTGCACTATTGATCAAACTCATATCGATGAACTTGAGAGAATATAAGAAACACTGTTTCTTATTAGCTCaagaaaataactcaaaacttaAACTCTCACACAATAGTCTCTAAACTCACAAGTTCATGGCACAACTCACCATCTTTTTATATAGAGATAatatttcctaaactcattaagAACCACACTTAtctaaaaaatactttaaataagATTAACATAATTTGGCTTCTAAGTTAACTTCAAGTTTGTCTCCAACATGCACAACCTTTACGTACTTGTCTTTTACGTACTTTACTAAATTGTCAAAGAGGGGTTCTGATGATTCGGTgagatttcattttttttcaaatctcagCTTATTGGATATGTGATTTATAAAAGTTATCTTAAATTCTTGCTTACTGGGCTTATTGGAATGATGATTTGgtgaaatttcatttttttctcaaatctcaGTTTATTGGATATGTGATTTAGAAAAGTTATCTTAAATTCTTGGTTTTTGGACTTATCATTTATACAAATCATCCCTTATTGGAAAATAAGGAtttcatcaaataaaatatttgagaagTTATTTGGAATTATCTGAAAATGATTTGTAGTTAAAATTTCACGGAGATAAATTACATCTCTTGAGATGGTATTTGAAAAACTGATCAgaaaagattttatttttcttcactGAACTTTCGACCAAAAACCAGGACGTTGACTAGCTTTACTGAGCATGTCATGTTCTCAATTCCTTGCTTCTTCTATGGATTCTTTTCTAGGTTATCGATTTATTTATATACCTTGAATGGATTCTTTGTGCCAAGGCTAGACAGCTTGACTTGTGGTTTGATCCCAGATACAACAGAGTGAACAAAGAAGGAAGAAGGATTAACATAATTATCAAGGACGAATTGCATATCACATTGATCAAGCTACTGGATCTGAGCCATCCTGCTATATGATTACAGGACGCGGTGGCCACACGgggacaagaagaagaaaaatgtgaGCTATTCGGATCTGTCGAATGATTAAGCCAGAGAAATCGGGAAAGCAAACACTATCTCTGAACAGAGAATAGAAGCGATGAAGAAGAGCAGCGAGGCTCTATCATGTCCCTTGTGTTTCCAACTATGCCTCGCAAGAATCACAATCTCGGGTTCTGTCGTCGCATGTTTAACACAATCCTTTGTCTTTTGCATTCTGCTAACAGCTTGATGGACCGCCTCTGTTTGAGGTTCTGTATAGCTAATCACAATGAAAAAGCTACATATTTTAAGTCTTGCACCAAGTGAAGCACCTCATTTGCATATTTCTTAATTACAGCCTTGCAGGTACAAGTGC
The window above is part of the Brassica napus cultivar Da-Ae chromosome C8, Da-Ae, whole genome shotgun sequence genome. Proteins encoded here:
- the LOC106415931 gene encoding uncharacterized protein LOC106415931, translating into MGGETVEECRERYVKVVKALADKYPTENLILITHGEGLETTFSTFFKDTTIDEKDYCAHVQLRRDVSSKDGDVKTGEYEVAIEYGLCEMMNSVAIWPEVSPKDENFDFNISDLEAMFPEGMVDHNVDPIYKEMPKWEETVEGCKERYVKVVKALADKYPTENLLLITHREGLETTFSTFFKDITVLEVEDCAYVQLRREVSSKDGDAETGEYEVAQSGIRFSHIPVTIPTPV
- the LOC106414708 gene encoding transcription factor DUO1; this translates as MKKMEATKKEEIKKGPWKAEEDEVLINHVKRYGPRDWSSIRSKGLLQRTGKSCRLRWVNKLRPNLKNGCKFSAEEEKTVIDLQSQFGNKWARIATYLPGRTDNDVKNFWSSRLKRLARILHNSSDASSSSCFNPKPNKGKNVKPIPSQSFGLVEEETRASSSSTSKILPYSSSTSDQVDDEALIRSPELGIKLENHQPFTFGTDLDDPFFYDILGPADSSEPLFGLSQPFFEPSPAPRRFRHVSKDDEESDVFLHDFPADMFDQVDDQNRSP